A genomic region of bacterium contains the following coding sequences:
- the efp gene encoding elongation factor P produces the protein MITTASFRNGLKMLFDDVPHIIVEFQHVKPGKGPAFVRTKLKNLVSGAIFEHKFRGGERVQDITLDDKDVTFTYREGDLYVFMDAETYEELRLDADALGEVTRWLIEGLELSIQFYDGRPLTVELPSAVDLLVVKTDPGLRGDTATGGTKPAIVETGTQVSVPLFINEGDRVRIDTRTGAYVTRVKE, from the coding sequence TTGATCACCACCGCCAGCTTTCGCAACGGGCTGAAGATGCTCTTCGACGACGTACCCCACATCATCGTCGAGTTCCAGCACGTGAAGCCCGGCAAGGGGCCGGCCTTTGTCCGGACAAAGCTGAAAAACCTCGTTTCGGGCGCCATCTTCGAGCACAAGTTCCGCGGCGGTGAGAGAGTCCAGGACATCACCCTCGACGACAAGGACGTCACCTTCACCTACCGGGAAGGGGACCTGTACGTCTTCATGGACGCCGAGACCTACGAGGAACTCCGCCTGGACGCCGACGCCCTCGGCGAAGTGACCCGGTGGCTCATCGAGGGGCTGGAGCTCTCCATCCAGTTTTACGACGGCCGGCCGCTGACTGTGGAACTCCCCTCGGCGGTGGACCTCCTGGTCGTCAAGACCGACCCCGGCCTGAGGGGCGACACCGCCACCGGCGGCACCAAACCCGCCATCGTGGAAACCGGTACCCAAGTCTCCGTGCCCCTCTTTATCAACGAGGGGGACAGAGTCCGCATTGACACCCGGACCGGCGCATACGTGACCCGGGTAAAGGAGTAG